The following coding sequences lie in one Phosphitispora fastidiosa genomic window:
- a CDS encoding LytR/AlgR family response regulator transcription factor, producing MPVKIVMADDEQGVLLLLGSFLSELEDALVVGTAKNAIDAIKLVKEKSPDVAFLDIELPDMIGIELAENLREIKPDLAVVFITAHQEYSLDAFRLYASDYILKPIDQERVKTTFRRIQQMLKIQKNNPSNLNLQTARISINLGNERVFVKLNEIFYIEKAGRHTFIYCSDGKFKTRETLQELEQHLGNGFFRSHKSYIINTDWIERIVNYPNSSYYEVRFKNCQGKALLSRDRIQDLMSYSDLNVLRG from the coding sequence TTGCCGGTTAAGATTGTCATGGCAGACGATGAACAAGGAGTTTTATTATTGCTCGGCTCATTTCTTAGCGAACTTGAAGATGCTCTGGTTGTAGGAACAGCGAAAAATGCCATTGATGCAATAAAGCTTGTCAAAGAGAAAAGCCCGGACGTAGCTTTCTTGGATATCGAACTGCCTGATATGATTGGGATAGAGTTAGCTGAAAACCTGAGAGAAATAAAACCCGATTTAGCTGTAGTTTTTATCACCGCCCATCAAGAATATTCCCTAGATGCTTTTAGACTTTATGCTTCAGATTATATTTTGAAACCTATTGATCAAGAACGAGTAAAAACAACTTTCCGGCGTATTCAGCAAATGCTAAAAATTCAGAAGAATAATCCATCAAACTTGAATTTGCAAACAGCCAGAATTTCTATAAACTTGGGCAATGAACGGGTCTTTGTGAAACTTAATGAGATTTTTTACATAGAGAAAGCTGGTCGTCATACTTTTATTTACTGCAGCGATGGCAAATTTAAGACGCGGGAAACTCTGCAGGAGTTGGAACAACACTTAGGGAATGGTTTTTTTCGCTCCCACAAATCTTATATCATTAACACTGACTGGATTGAACGAATAGTCAATTACCCCAATTCCTCGTATTACGAGGTTAGATTTAAAAATTGTCAAGGTAAGGCATTGCTTAGCCGTGACCGAATACAAGATTTGATGTCGTATTCCGACCTTAACGTCTTAAGGGGGTAA